One genomic segment of Dysosmobacter sp. Marseille-Q4140 includes these proteins:
- a CDS encoding S-layer homology domain-containing protein: protein MKKRLVTCLLAICMVLSLLPVSAGAAAKDTVTFSDVGDRNTAVAVESLRLLGVLDGYGDGTFRPGTILTRAQFCKMAVYAMNGSEELGRYRTVTVFPDVKPSHWAAAYINMAAKGKGIISGYVDGQFHPDRTVTVGHAVTILLRMLGYKDENIGGVWPDSYMAEAAVIGLTDGVGTDANAGLTRGQAARLFLNLLRADMREGGSYVTAGMKCAVVENAMLVSSRATGADGRENALQLANGTVYPMASGKTSNGMLDGSKGTLVLNDQGQAMTFVPDSVGSQKTITLASAKATEITDTFGVTYPVSGDVSAYYQGSQQSWSGVYAWLNPGTSLTLYLNTAGKVEYVFVGGGTSSSAAIIVYEKGSTKGFDSLAGTTTYKIFKNGMEVTAGDMRPYDVATYSSSTNSIRVCDTRITAYYRSCYPNAQEPTTITIFEDTELKVLPTARETLSDFKPGDQITVLLTEDNQVAGAVKAGSGNVQGNAVGIAKTVSSGSAEVNLLCGLTVKGTSSLTGTDAERLSGQMVRVSSGAKGVLNLTQLTGGVSGGLDVAARKLGSKDLADNVMIFENAPEGMRSVSLSDLNIGTIPASDIGYARTNWRGDVDLIILGSAVGSTYIYGIAKYERGDLISGADGSYYAPGKLTILQGNGKSFGPIETGYVVTTGECIGITVTGTGSNQHIASLVRLTALKDVPNSAWSGSGAVTVGGRTYTVPSDVLCYNVRTQDWMTLSQAHAYAASSDLYVHNGAVRIIQVR, encoded by the coding sequence ATGAAAAAACGACTTGTGACTTGTTTGCTGGCGATCTGCATGGTCCTGTCGCTGCTGCCGGTGTCCGCCGGCGCGGCGGCAAAGGACACCGTCACCTTTTCGGATGTGGGGGACCGGAATACCGCCGTGGCGGTGGAGTCCCTGCGCCTGCTGGGCGTGCTGGACGGCTATGGAGACGGCACCTTCCGGCCCGGCACCATCCTGACCCGGGCCCAGTTCTGCAAAATGGCGGTCTACGCCATGAACGGCTCTGAGGAGCTGGGGCGCTACCGCACCGTCACGGTGTTCCCGGATGTGAAGCCCTCCCACTGGGCCGCCGCCTACATCAACATGGCGGCCAAGGGCAAGGGGATCATCTCCGGCTATGTGGACGGCCAGTTCCACCCGGACCGCACCGTCACTGTGGGCCATGCGGTGACCATCCTGCTGCGGATGCTGGGCTACAAGGATGAAAACATCGGCGGCGTCTGGCCCGACAGCTATATGGCGGAGGCTGCCGTCATCGGACTGACCGACGGCGTGGGCACCGACGCCAATGCCGGTCTCACCCGCGGTCAGGCGGCCCGGCTGTTTTTGAACCTGCTCCGGGCAGATATGCGGGAGGGCGGCTCCTATGTCACCGCCGGCATGAAGTGCGCGGTGGTGGAGAACGCCATGCTGGTCTCCTCCCGGGCCACCGGGGCGGACGGCCGGGAGAACGCGCTGCAGCTGGCCAACGGCACGGTATATCCCATGGCCAGCGGCAAGACCTCCAACGGCATGCTGGACGGCTCCAAGGGCACCCTGGTGCTCAACGACCAGGGCCAGGCCATGACCTTTGTGCCTGACAGCGTGGGCTCTCAGAAGACCATCACCCTGGCTTCCGCCAAGGCAACGGAGATCACCGATACCTTCGGTGTCACCTATCCCGTCAGCGGCGACGTGTCCGCCTACTACCAGGGTTCTCAGCAGTCCTGGAGCGGTGTGTACGCCTGGCTGAATCCCGGCACCTCCCTGACGCTGTACCTCAACACCGCCGGCAAGGTGGAATACGTGTTTGTGGGCGGCGGCACCAGTTCCAGCGCGGCCATCATCGTCTATGAAAAGGGTTCCACCAAGGGCTTTGACTCCCTGGCGGGCACCACCACGTACAAGATCTTCAAAAACGGCATGGAAGTGACGGCGGGCGATATGCGGCCTTACGATGTGGCCACCTATTCCAGCAGTACCAACTCCATCCGGGTGTGCGATACCAGGATCACGGCCTATTACCGCAGCTGCTATCCCAACGCTCAGGAGCCCACCACCATCACGATCTTCGAGGATACGGAGCTGAAGGTGCTGCCCACCGCCAGAGAGACCCTGTCCGACTTCAAGCCCGGTGACCAGATCACCGTGCTGCTGACCGAGGACAATCAGGTGGCCGGCGCGGTCAAGGCCGGCAGCGGCAACGTCCAGGGCAACGCCGTGGGTATCGCCAAGACCGTCTCCTCCGGCTCCGCTGAGGTGAATCTCCTGTGCGGCCTCACTGTCAAGGGCACCTCCAGCCTCACCGGCACTGACGCTGAGCGTCTGTCCGGCCAGATGGTCCGTGTGTCCTCCGGCGCCAAGGGCGTGCTGAATCTGACGCAGCTGACCGGCGGCGTCAGCGGCGGACTGGATGTGGCGGCCCGGAAGCTGGGCAGCAAGGATCTGGCGGACAACGTCATGATCTTTGAAAACGCCCCCGAGGGCATGCGCAGCGTCAGCCTGTCCGATCTGAACATCGGCACCATCCCGGCGTCCGACATCGGCTATGCCCGCACCAACTGGAGAGGCGACGTGGATCTGATCATTCTGGGCTCCGCCGTGGGCAGCACGTATATCTACGGTATCGCCAAGTATGAGCGGGGAGACCTGATCTCCGGCGCTGACGGCAGCTATTACGCTCCCGGCAAGCTGACGATCCTCCAGGGCAACGGCAAGAGCTTCGGTCCCATCGAGACCGGCTATGTGGTCACTACCGGCGAGTGCATCGGCATCACTGTGACCGGCACCGGCTCCAACCAGCACATTGCCAGCCTGGTCCGGCTAACGGCGCTCAAAGACGTTCCCAACAGCGCCTGGAGCGGCTCCGGCGCGGTGACGGTGGGCGGCCGGACGTATACCGTGCCCTCCGATGTGCTGTGCTACAATGTCCGCACCCAGGATTGGATGACGCTGAGTCAGGCCCACGCCTACGCCGCCTCCTCGGATCTCTACGTCCACAACGGCGCGGTCCGGATCATCCAGGTGCGCTGA
- a CDS encoding putative DNA binding domain-containing protein, whose amino-acid sequence MIDLHNIQRYRENNRIEAKLSTGGLPESLWETYSAFANTLGGILLLGVEELPDHSLRPVDLPDPQWLIREFREILNDPRRVSVNILSERSVSVVEVEGRRIVAIEIPRARRYDRPVYVGGDPMTGTYRRRGDGDYRCSREEVRRMLEAAAVRSADTRPLDGADLEALDAGTLRRYRLRLERERPDQGWRDLDRAALLTRLGAAAADESGVLRPTAAGLLMFGRAEAITAVFPRYRLDYRDCPKEGEAMALVSSAGDWSGNVFDFYLRVRRALTWDADPAVADAVGEALANCLVNADYRGTGGILVRREPRSIRLTNPGAFCIDVDAARSGGVSDPRNLGLVRLFQLVSLGRGDGGGIPGIYAVWRRQGWPAPRIREELDPERTTLELDMAPPTGAEAAARRDSHPAVRRLRSDAVIDLLTEQVSASAGEIADRLGLEPSIAADCLRSLLAEDIVTAEDTGSGRVYRLRW is encoded by the coding sequence ATGATCGACCTGCACAACATCCAGCGATACCGGGAAAACAACCGCATCGAAGCCAAGCTATCCACCGGCGGGCTGCCGGAGAGCCTGTGGGAGACCTACTCTGCCTTCGCCAACACTCTGGGCGGCATCCTTCTGCTGGGAGTGGAGGAGCTGCCGGACCACTCCCTGCGGCCGGTGGACCTGCCGGATCCCCAGTGGCTGATCCGGGAGTTCCGGGAGATCCTCAATGACCCCCGCCGGGTCAGCGTCAACATTCTCTCCGAACGCAGCGTCAGCGTGGTGGAGGTGGAGGGCAGGCGCATCGTGGCCATCGAGATCCCCCGGGCCCGGCGATACGACCGGCCGGTATATGTGGGCGGCGACCCCATGACCGGCACCTACCGCCGCCGGGGCGACGGCGACTACCGCTGCTCCCGGGAGGAGGTCCGGCGGATGCTGGAGGCGGCGGCGGTCCGGTCCGCCGACACCCGGCCTCTGGACGGGGCGGATCTGGAGGCCCTGGACGCCGGGACACTGCGGCGCTACCGGCTGCGGCTGGAACGGGAGCGGCCCGACCAGGGCTGGCGGGACCTGGACCGGGCAGCGCTGCTGACCCGCCTGGGCGCCGCGGCCGCCGATGAAAGCGGCGTCCTCCGCCCCACGGCGGCAGGTCTTTTGATGTTTGGCCGGGCGGAGGCCATCACTGCCGTTTTCCCCCGTTACCGGCTGGACTACCGGGACTGCCCCAAAGAGGGAGAAGCCATGGCCCTGGTCTCCTCCGCCGGGGACTGGAGCGGCAATGTTTTTGACTTCTATCTCCGGGTCCGCCGGGCTCTGACCTGGGACGCGGATCCCGCTGTGGCCGATGCCGTGGGGGAAGCGCTGGCCAACTGCCTGGTCAACGCCGACTATCGGGGTACGGGCGGTATCCTGGTCCGCCGGGAACCGCGGAGCATTCGTCTGACCAACCCCGGTGCCTTTTGCATCGACGTGGACGCGGCCCGCAGCGGCGGCGTATCCGATCCCCGGAATCTGGGACTGGTTCGGCTTTTCCAGCTGGTGAGCCTTGGGCGCGGGGACGGCGGCGGTATCCCCGGCATCTATGCCGTCTGGCGCCGTCAGGGCTGGCCGGCGCCCCGGATCCGGGAGGAACTGGACCCGGAACGGACCACGCTGGAACTGGACATGGCACCGCCCACTGGGGCGGAGGCCGCCGCCCGCCGGGACAGCCATCCCGCCGTGCGCCGGCTGCGCAGCGACGCCGTCATCGATCTTCTGACGGAACAGGTATCCGCCTCCGCCGGGGAGATCGCAGACCGCCTGGGCCTGGAGCCCTCCATTGCCGCCGACTGTCTCCGCTCCCTGCTGGCGGAGGACATCGTCACAGCAGAGGACACCGGATCCGGCCGGGTCTACCGTCTGAGATGGTGA
- a CDS encoding carboxypeptidase regulatory-like domain-containing protein has protein sequence MADIKQDLLSLQYSQNFDIQGMQEVNVDLELPPAAASLATVYGVVTDGAVPVADATVKLFDSAGLPYQHTMTDASGAYTLSGIPAGTYSLGAVKDGYLLSDAAGVTLTAGVTTQVNLTCTADASLSLGTIAGVLTVEDPLQGTSTPLSGGKITLQDALGTTLAVTYSAADGEFAFYDLAGGVYTLLSSAEGYVAASTMTAVIAGGSIANVTMSMTVDSRTYNGTVSGMIRDNTGAAVAGCFVGLYQVVTVAGVSQELLIATTKTNDAGKYLFGGVTGGEYLVKAKLEQ, from the coding sequence ATGGCCGATATCAAACAGGACCTGCTGAGCTTGCAGTACAGCCAGAATTTTGACATCCAGGGAATGCAGGAGGTCAACGTGGACCTGGAGCTGCCCCCTGCCGCCGCCTCCCTGGCCACGGTATACGGCGTGGTCACCGACGGCGCCGTCCCCGTGGCTGACGCCACTGTCAAGCTGTTCGACAGCGCGGGCCTGCCCTATCAGCACACCATGACCGACGCCTCCGGCGCCTATACCCTCTCCGGCATCCCCGCCGGCACGTACAGCCTGGGAGCCGTAAAGGACGGATACCTGCTCAGCGACGCGGCAGGGGTCACCCTCACCGCCGGCGTCACCACTCAGGTCAACCTGACCTGTACGGCAGACGCCTCATTGTCTCTGGGCACCATCGCCGGCGTGCTGACGGTGGAGGACCCTCTCCAGGGCACCTCCACCCCTCTGTCCGGCGGCAAGATCACCTTGCAGGACGCCCTGGGCACCACTCTGGCCGTCACCTATTCCGCCGCTGACGGCGAGTTCGCCTTCTATGACCTGGCCGGCGGGGTCTACACCCTGCTCTCCAGCGCAGAGGGCTATGTGGCCGCCTCCACCATGACCGCCGTCATCGCAGGCGGCTCTATCGCCAACGTCACCATGTCCATGACCGTGGACAGCCGCACCTACAACGGCACTGTCAGCGGCATGATCCGGGACAACACCGGCGCGGCGGTGGCCGGATGCTTCGTGGGTTTGTACCAGGTGGTGACGGTGGCGGGCGTGTCCCAGGAGCTGCTGATTGCCACCACCAAGACCAACGACGCGGGAAAGTACCTGTTCGGCGGCGTCACCGGCGGGGAATATCTGGTCAAGGCCAAGCTGGAGCAGTAA
- a CDS encoding DUF11 domain-containing protein, producing MALINRLDNSASVSFEGTSILSNTVSTLLSLPPTVVKAVDKLSASIGETLTYTVTITNVSLTALSDLPFTDTLPQGCAYLTDTFKVNDVSAVPTVAGSTLSYTIPSVPAAGSAVITFQVQVTGGSV from the coding sequence ATGGCTCTTATCAACCGGCTGGACAATAGCGCCAGCGTCTCCTTTGAGGGTACCAGCATTCTCAGCAACACCGTCTCCACTCTGCTGTCTCTGCCGCCCACTGTGGTCAAAGCTGTGGATAAGCTCTCCGCCAGCATCGGCGAAACCCTGACCTACACGGTCACCATCACCAATGTGTCTCTTACCGCGCTCTCCGACCTTCCCTTCACCGACACGCTGCCTCAGGGCTGTGCATATCTCACCGACACCTTCAAGGTCAACGATGTCTCCGCTGTTCCCACTGTGGCCGGCAGCACCCTCAGCTATACGATCCCCTCCGTTCCCGCAGCAGGGAGCGCCGTCATCACCTTTCAAGTGCAGGTTACAGGCGGCTCCGTTTAA
- a CDS encoding helix-turn-helix transcriptional regulator, giving the protein MTQEDFANRINVAKSTVSAYENGSRLPSYDVLVKIADLFHVTTDNLLGRSSGCMIDVSGLTAKQRNAIQDVVTTYQAFNRLHRQYAAGDVDAIYDGGDLKSREGGQ; this is encoded by the coding sequence ATGACACAAGAGGACTTTGCAAACCGCATCAACGTGGCGAAGTCCACGGTGTCGGCTTATGAGAACGGCTCCCGGCTTCCTTCCTACGACGTGCTGGTGAAGATTGCGGATCTGTTCCATGTGACCACAGATAACCTGCTGGGGCGGAGCAGCGGGTGTATGATCGATGTCAGCGGCCTGACGGCGAAACAGCGCAACGCCATTCAGGACGTGGTGACCACTTACCAGGCGTTCAACCGTCTGCATCGTCAGTATGCGGCTGGGGATGTGGATGCGATTTATGACGGCGGAGATCTGAAAAGCAGGGAAGGCGGGCAGTGA
- a CDS encoding VCBS repeat-containing protein yields the protein MRYPLRVAGLGLMAGVLALLTTGCGFAFSPEELYSLPALPAEYTELNNSISQMIDSGAEYAAPVSGTNIQPVQMKDLDGDGQQEAVAFFRNSADEKPLKICIYTADGERYEQTAVIEGSGTAIYSIEYSDLDNDGRQELIVGWRVSTDAQALTVYSLRTGRPEELMRTNYVKYAITDLDQDQMKELVVLRPDEMGSGLADYYCWEESSLSLRSYARISSTMAELSGQQGRVQKGTLSGGAPALFITGVEDASWSVTDILTVRDGELSNLLLSDVTGVSGEIVAYSGLYPTDINGDGVTELPQPLSVSAWTGWEWSTYQWVNWRSYDSAGTEKQVVSTYHNTEDGWYLQMPEEWRGRILVSRVTGQDEITVVFSILGEDPEEEPQPFLKITALTGSSREIKATRGGRIILRRQVERIFTAELLDANDTWEYGVTEDEVREAFNLITTEWLAGDN from the coding sequence ATGAGATATCCGCTTCGCGTGGCCGGCCTGGGACTGATGGCGGGCGTGCTGGCGCTGCTGACTACCGGCTGCGGTTTTGCCTTTTCCCCGGAGGAGCTGTACAGCCTGCCGGCCCTTCCGGCGGAATATACGGAGCTGAACAACAGCATCAGCCAGATGATCGACAGCGGCGCCGAATATGCCGCTCCGGTCTCCGGCACCAATATCCAGCCGGTGCAGATGAAGGATCTGGACGGTGACGGACAGCAGGAGGCAGTGGCCTTCTTCCGCAACTCCGCCGACGAAAAGCCGCTGAAAATCTGCATCTACACGGCGGACGGGGAACGCTATGAACAGACCGCCGTCATCGAGGGCAGCGGCACCGCCATTTACAGCATCGAGTACAGCGATCTGGACAACGACGGCCGGCAGGAGCTGATCGTGGGCTGGCGCGTCAGCACTGACGCCCAGGCTTTGACAGTCTACTCTCTGCGGACCGGCCGTCCGGAGGAGCTGATGCGAACCAATTACGTCAAATACGCCATTACCGACTTGGACCAGGACCAGATGAAGGAGTTGGTGGTGCTGCGGCCCGATGAGATGGGCAGCGGCCTGGCGGATTACTACTGCTGGGAGGAGAGCAGCCTGAGTCTGCGCTCCTATGCCCGGATCTCCAGTACCATGGCCGAGCTCAGCGGCCAGCAGGGGCGGGTCCAGAAGGGAACGCTGTCCGGCGGCGCGCCGGCGCTGTTCATCACCGGCGTGGAAGATGCCTCCTGGTCCGTGACCGACATCCTTACGGTTCGGGACGGGGAGCTGAGCAACCTGCTGCTGTCCGATGTCACCGGCGTCTCCGGGGAGATCGTGGCATACAGCGGCCTCTATCCCACGGATATCAATGGAGACGGTGTCACGGAGCTGCCTCAGCCCCTGAGTGTCTCCGCCTGGACCGGCTGGGAGTGGAGCACCTACCAGTGGGTGAACTGGCGCAGCTACGACAGTGCCGGCACCGAGAAGCAGGTGGTCAGCACCTATCACAACACGGAGGACGGCTGGTATCTGCAGATGCCGGAGGAGTGGCGGGGCCGGATTCTGGTCAGCCGCGTCACCGGTCAGGACGAGATCACCGTGGTGTTCTCCATCCTGGGAGAGGACCCGGAGGAGGAGCCCCAGCCGTTTTTGAAGATCACCGCCCTGACCGGTTCCAGCCGGGAGATCAAGGCGACTCGGGGCGGGCGGATCATCCTGCGGCGGCAGGTGGAGCGGATCTTCACCGCGGAGCTGCTGGATGCCAACGATACCTGGGAATACGGCGTGACCGAGGATGAGGTCCGGGAGGCGTTCAACCTGATCACCACAGAGTGGCTGGCAGGGGACAACTGA
- a CDS encoding response regulator transcription factor, with the protein MKKVLVLEDESSIRSFIVINLRRGGYDVIEAETGEEALEQLKENPDVKVALLDIMLPGIDGFEVCRRIRATNTKIGIIMLTARSQEMDKVTGLMTGADDYVTKPFSPAELTARVDALFRRAGGEEPVQTGEIRQDPFLLNTRNRTLEKNGERIKLTQVEYSIMKMFMENPGKALSREEILDMVWGRDYFGELKIVDVNIRRLRLKIEDNVQNPTYITTVWGYGYKWGF; encoded by the coding sequence ATGAAAAAAGTATTGGTTCTGGAGGATGAGTCCAGTATCCGCAGCTTTATCGTCATCAATCTGCGCCGGGGCGGCTACGACGTGATCGAGGCTGAGACCGGCGAGGAGGCCCTGGAGCAGCTGAAGGAGAACCCCGATGTGAAGGTGGCGCTGCTGGACATCATGCTGCCCGGCATCGACGGGTTCGAGGTCTGCCGCCGCATCCGGGCCACCAACACGAAGATCGGCATTATCATGCTGACGGCCCGGTCCCAGGAGATGGACAAGGTGACGGGCCTCATGACCGGCGCCGACGACTATGTGACCAAACCCTTCTCCCCGGCGGAGCTGACCGCCCGGGTGGACGCCCTGTTCCGCCGGGCCGGCGGCGAGGAGCCGGTGCAGACCGGTGAGATCCGTCAGGATCCCTTCCTGCTGAACACCCGGAACCGGACCCTGGAGAAAAACGGCGAGCGGATCAAGCTGACCCAGGTGGAATATTCCATCATGAAGATGTTTATGGAAAACCCCGGCAAGGCCTTGTCCCGGGAGGAGATTCTGGACATGGTCTGGGGCCGGGACTACTTCGGCGAGCTGAAGATCGTGGATGTGAACATCCGCCGTCTGCGGCTGAAGATCGAGGACAACGTGCAGAACCCCACCTACATCACCACCGTGTGGGGCTACGGCTACAAGTGGGGGTTCTGA
- a CDS encoding HAMP domain-containing histidine kinase: MPVLVLLVLIVTLFSAGVSSYYYSSVRDGLEKQAQAMAGAFNDYFMTSYTEYYQMAVQTTDSFEDKDRIELQFIDSSGSVQTSTSGLKAGTFPGTSDIRQAIQDGEMRPYQGRDPETGENILSVSYPLLFNGKVVGVMRLVTSLRAVNRQIIMAVMAILAIAVICMALVVISNLLFINNVVEPVAVVTDAAKRISAGSYGIRIENKYPDELGELVDNINDMSLKIGRNEKMKQEFISSVSHELRTPLTAINGWGETILEDPTGDPEQLRRGIRIILNESRRLSTMVEELLEFSKMEDGHFTLRIEEVDLQAEFEDAIFTYRELFRQEGIELEYRTGTVELPMIQGDPERLKQVFCNVLDNAAKHGGSGKRISTSVTREVDDAVVRVRDYGPGIPEAELPFIKQKFYKGSSKARGSGIGLAVCDEIIKLHNGTFTIGNAIGGGAEVTIRLPIQE, translated from the coding sequence ATGCCCGTGCTGGTGCTGCTGGTGCTGATCGTGACGCTGTTCTCCGCGGGCGTCTCCAGCTACTATTACAGCAGCGTCCGGGACGGCCTGGAGAAACAGGCCCAGGCCATGGCCGGCGCTTTCAACGACTATTTCATGACCAGCTATACGGAATATTACCAGATGGCGGTCCAGACCACCGACAGCTTTGAGGACAAGGACCGCATTGAGCTGCAGTTCATCGACAGCAGCGGCAGCGTCCAGACCTCCACCTCCGGCCTCAAGGCCGGCACCTTCCCCGGTACCAGCGACATCCGCCAGGCCATCCAGGACGGGGAGATGCGGCCCTATCAGGGCCGGGATCCGGAGACCGGGGAGAACATCCTCTCCGTGTCCTATCCGCTGCTGTTCAACGGCAAGGTGGTGGGCGTCATGCGGCTGGTGACCTCCCTGCGGGCGGTGAACCGTCAGATCATCATGGCGGTAATGGCCATTCTGGCCATCGCCGTGATTTGCATGGCCCTGGTGGTCATCTCCAATTTGCTGTTCATCAACAATGTGGTAGAGCCGGTGGCGGTGGTCACCGACGCCGCCAAGCGGATTTCGGCGGGCAGCTACGGTATTCGCATCGAGAACAAATATCCCGACGAACTAGGAGAATTGGTGGACAACATCAACGATATGTCGCTGAAGATCGGCCGCAACGAGAAGATGAAGCAGGAGTTCATCTCCTCCGTGTCCCATGAGCTGCGCACGCCTCTGACCGCCATCAACGGCTGGGGCGAGACGATCCTGGAGGATCCCACCGGCGACCCGGAGCAGCTGCGCCGGGGCATCCGCATCATCCTCAACGAGTCCCGGCGCCTTTCCACCATGGTGGAGGAGCTGCTGGAGTTCTCCAAGATGGAGGATGGCCACTTCACCCTGCGGATCGAGGAGGTAGACCTCCAGGCGGAGTTCGAGGATGCCATCTTCACCTACCGGGAGCTGTTCCGGCAGGAGGGCATCGAGCTGGAGTACCGCACCGGCACCGTGGAGCTGCCCATGATCCAGGGGGATCCGGAGCGGCTCAAGCAGGTGTTCTGCAACGTGCTGGACAACGCCGCCAAGCACGGCGGCTCCGGCAAGCGGATCTCCACCTCCGTCACCCGGGAGGTGGACGACGCCGTGGTCCGGGTCCGGGACTACGGCCCCGGCATCCCCGAGGCGGAGCTGCCCTTCATCAAGCAGAAGTTTTACAAGGGCTCCTCCAAGGCCCGGGGCAGCGGCATCGGCCTGGCCGTGTGCGACGAGATCATCAAGCTCCACAACGGCACCTTCACCATCGGCAATGCCATCGGCGGCGGCGCCGAGGTCACCATCCGCCTGCCCATCCAGGAATAA
- a CDS encoding DUF1385 domain-containing protein: MAEQKSCAFRTSIGGQALIEGILMRGPEKQAIVVRDQEGQLVEKVEELRLIKDRYPILGVPLIRGTVNFLSAMVNGVKALMYSADFYPDEEAAQPSKFELWLEKHLTSKKLESAIVALAVVLGVGMSVFLFMVLPTFLTGGLLHFFPGFPMWGRNLIEGVLKVLIFLLYLIFCSKQKDIYRVFQYHGAEHKTIFCYEAGLPLTVENVRIQPRHHPRCGTSFLFVVIFVSILVSSVVFGIWPITNVWLRTAAHIVLLPLVVGITYEFNRWVGRHVQDSGLAKFLTKPGLWMQNFTTNEPDDSMIEVAIRSLELVLPEEKGKDAW; encoded by the coding sequence ATGGCAGAACAGAAATCCTGCGCCTTCCGCACCAGCATCGGCGGACAGGCGCTGATCGAGGGCATCCTCATGCGGGGCCCGGAAAAGCAGGCCATCGTGGTCCGGGACCAGGAGGGGCAGCTGGTGGAAAAGGTGGAGGAGCTGCGGCTCATCAAGGACCGCTATCCCATCCTGGGCGTGCCCCTGATCCGGGGCACCGTCAACTTCCTCTCCGCCATGGTCAACGGCGTCAAGGCTCTGATGTACTCCGCCGACTTTTACCCCGACGAGGAGGCGGCCCAGCCCTCCAAATTCGAGCTGTGGCTGGAAAAGCACCTCACCAGCAAGAAGCTGGAGAGCGCCATCGTGGCCCTGGCGGTGGTGCTGGGCGTGGGCATGTCCGTGTTTTTGTTCATGGTGCTGCCCACCTTCCTCACCGGCGGACTGCTGCACTTCTTCCCCGGCTTTCCCATGTGGGGCCGGAACCTGATCGAGGGCGTGCTGAAAGTCCTGATCTTTTTGCTGTACCTGATCTTCTGCTCCAAACAGAAGGATATCTACCGGGTGTTCCAGTACCACGGAGCGGAGCACAAGACCATCTTCTGCTACGAGGCGGGCCTGCCGCTGACGGTGGAGAACGTCCGCATCCAGCCCCGGCACCATCCCCGCTGCGGCACGAGCTTCCTGTTCGTGGTGATCTTCGTGTCCATCCTGGTGTCCAGCGTGGTGTTCGGCATCTGGCCCATCACCAACGTGTGGCTGCGGACGGCGGCCCACATCGTGCTGCTGCCCCTGGTGGTGGGTATCACCTACGAGTTCAACCGCTGGGTGGGCCGCCATGTGCAGGACAGCGGCCTGGCCAAGTTCCTGACCAAGCCGGGCCTCTGGATGCAGAACTTCACCACCAACGAGCCCGACGACTCCATGATCGAGGTGGCCATCCGCTCCCTGGAGCTGGTGCTGCCGGAGGAGAAGGGCAAGGACGCGTGGTGA
- the prmC gene encoding peptide chain release factor N(5)-glutamine methyltransferase produces the protein MAITYNNLYLDIRQQLRRAGIEEATLEARELVCFGTGKSREQLVRDGGLYASPELEKRVRDLVDRHLAGEPVAYLIGEWEFYGLPLDISPDVLIPRPDTEVLAEQAIGYVKTLGECRVLDLCAGSGCIGLAVAAQAPQARVVLGEWSDGALRICRQNIRRNSLSARVVPMGADAREKPEKSLGEFQCIVSNPPYIPSGDIAGLDVSVKDYEPHLALDGGDDGLDFYRSISEKWKDALVPGGRLYFEVGIGQADAVLRIMRAQGFGDIQVVKDLRDVPRVVFGTLCTEI, from the coding sequence ATGGCCATTACCTATAACAACCTGTATTTGGATATCCGCCAGCAGCTGCGGCGCGCCGGCATCGAGGAGGCCACGCTGGAGGCCCGGGAGCTGGTGTGCTTCGGCACCGGCAAGAGCCGGGAGCAGCTGGTCCGGGACGGCGGGCTGTACGCCTCGCCGGAGCTGGAGAAGCGGGTGCGGGACCTGGTGGACCGCCACCTGGCCGGAGAGCCGGTGGCGTACCTGATCGGGGAGTGGGAGTTCTATGGCCTGCCCCTGGACATCTCCCCCGACGTGCTGATCCCCCGGCCGGACACGGAGGTGCTGGCCGAGCAGGCCATCGGCTACGTCAAGACGCTGGGAGAGTGCCGGGTGCTGGACCTGTGCGCCGGCAGCGGCTGCATCGGCCTGGCCGTAGCAGCCCAGGCGCCCCAGGCCCGGGTGGTGCTGGGGGAGTGGTCCGACGGGGCGCTGCGCATCTGCCGTCAGAACATCCGCCGCAACAGCCTCTCCGCCCGGGTGGTGCCCATGGGGGCCGACGCCCGGGAAAAGCCGGAGAAATCCCTGGGGGAGTTTCAGTGCATCGTCTCCAATCCCCCCTACATCCCCAGCGGCGACATCGCCGGGCTGGACGTGTCCGTGAAGGACTATGAGCCCCACCTGGCCCTGGACGGCGGCGACGACGGCCTGGACTTTTACCGGAGCATCTCCGAGAAGTGGAAGGACGCCCTGGTCCCCGGCGGCCGCCTCTATTTCGAGGTGGGAATCGGCCAGGCGGACGCGGTGCTTCGTATCATGCGCGCCCAGGGCTTCGGGGACATCCAGGTGGTCAAGGACCTGCGGGACGTGCCCCGGGTGGTGTTCGGCACCCTTTGTACGGAGATCTGA